A part of Caretta caretta isolate rCarCar2 chromosome 1, rCarCar1.hap1, whole genome shotgun sequence genomic DNA contains:
- the LOC125623912 gene encoding protein mono-ADP-ribosyltransferase TIPARP translates to MDLQNKRKSPEHLANEDGAQLHIHQADGIRICDHFLLGNCPEGAGCPLHHTRYPYHWQLRRSDNKAWQSLSDSAQRHLENLYCNVNKSHANFLDNNNSSGKLALTSLEVITSETYDKARRLSNTCDPQQNPHFPTQWAVFWKNGDKWIKYKEPICSDLLTAFEEDKELHNFELWGKHYSVDLKRFVQHNMERGYVRHIQRRPSYRSLLDMMPYLQMIPSKASISSCPTPAIPGEDPMDGYYGPYPAAWIPQPSVDQAFLQMEVTPSEAAYRSTCVLFHQSLPEDEVLVLAIYRIRNEDLWQRYTNQKKFMTWGRTKLEKQHLEKHLFFGTSARNVEPICKTNFSQFLPEQHSPIFGQGIYFSLRADYSNRYSRAKKGGMRYMFLAKVLVGKTVAGRAHYRRPPEQKPGGQLYDSCVNSVSKPQVYVAFDNFQCYPYFLIHYKLLSDPVVLYS, encoded by the exons ATGGATTTACAGAATAAGAGGAAATCTCCAGAGCATCTAGCCAATGAAGATGGGGCCCAGCTCCATATCCATCAGGCAGACGGGATCAGAATTTGTGACCACTTCCTCCTTGGAAACTGTCCTGAAGGAGCTGGCTGCCCACTCCACCACACTCGCTATCCCTACCACTGGCAGTTAAGGCGGAGTGACAACAAAGCCTGGCAGAGTTTGAGTGACTCAGCTCAGCGGCACCTGGAAAATCTTTACTGCAATGTTAACAAAAGTCATGCTAATTTTTTGGACAA CAATAATTCTTCTGGGAAACTTGCCCTGACTTCCTTGGAAGTGATAACCTCTGAGACCTATGACAAAGCGAGGCGTCTTTCCAACACCTGCGATCCACAGCAGAACCCCCATTTCCCCACACAGTGGGCAGTGTTTTGGAAAAATGGTGATAAATGGATAAAATACAAGGAG CCCATCTGCAGTGATCTCCTCACTGCCTTTGAGGAGGACAAGGAACTCCACAACTTCGAGCTCTGGGGCAAGCACTACAGCGTGGATTTGAAGAGGTTTGTGCAACATAACATGGAACGGGGATACGTTCGCCACATCCAGCGCAGGCCTTCCTACCGATCACTCCTCGATATGATGCCATACCTGCA GATGATCCCAAGTAAAGCCAGTATATCCTCCTGTCCTACTCCTGCCATCCCTGGGGAAGATCCCATGGATGGTTACTATGGTCCATACCCCGCTGCTTGGATTCCACAGCCATCTGTTGATCAGGCTTTCCTGCAAATGGAGGTGACGCCATCAGAAGCTGCATACCGCTCAACTTGTGTTCTCTTCCACCAGTCTCTTCCAGAGGATGAGGTCCTGGTGCTGGCAATTTATAGGATCCGGAACGAAGATCTCTGGCAAAGATATACCAA CCAGAAAAAATTCATGACTTGGGGAAGAACAAAGCTTGAGAAACAACATCTGGAGAAGCACCTCTTCTTTGGAACCTCAGCCAGAAATGTGGAGCCCATTTGCAAAACAAACTTCAGCCAGTTCCTCCCGGAACAGCACAGCCCTATCTTTGGCCAGGGCATTTATTTCTCATTGAGAGCAGATTATTCAAATAGATACTCCCGTGCAAAGAAAGGTGGGATGCGCTACATGTTCCTGGCCAAGGTTTTGGTGGGCAAGACTGTGGCTGGGAGAGCACATTACCGCCGGCCCCCAGAACAGAAGCCTGGTGGGCAACTCTATGACTCATGTGTCAATAGTGTGAGCAAGCCCCAGGTGTACGTGGCCTTTGACAACTTCCAGTGCTACCCTTACTTTCTTATCCACTACAAGCTCCTCTCTGACCCTGTGGTGCTGTACAGCTGA